A genomic window from Microvirga sp. TS319 includes:
- a CDS encoding protein-L-isoaspartate O-methyltransferase: MSQEPFFSEAESRSEQEAIGVASFILSLRAKGIRDTALLRAMELVPRDVFAPRRFRDLSRTDVALPLPCGQTMTAPGTVATMLLALGLASGQRILEIGTGTGYVSALMAHRGADVTTVERFNTLAESARQHLNIVEAGRVRVEVGDGLAARVRDRFDRILLNGAWPDIPATLTSLLGPGGRLVGALAEEGTPRLVQIDRLQDGEFSRNLGGPLRISRLVAGIAATL; this comes from the coding sequence ATGAGCCAGGAGCCCTTCTTCTCCGAAGCGGAAAGCCGCAGCGAGCAGGAGGCCATCGGCGTTGCATCCTTCATCCTGTCCCTGCGGGCGAAAGGCATTCGCGACACGGCGCTGCTCAGGGCCATGGAGCTCGTGCCGCGCGACGTGTTCGCTCCGCGCCGCTTCCGCGATTTGTCCCGCACCGACGTAGCCCTGCCGCTGCCGTGCGGTCAGACGATGACCGCGCCGGGCACCGTGGCGACCATGCTCCTGGCGCTGGGGCTCGCGTCGGGACAGCGCATTCTCGAAATCGGCACCGGCACCGGCTATGTGAGCGCGCTCATGGCGCATCGCGGGGCGGACGTGACCACGGTCGAGCGCTTCAACACCCTCGCCGAGAGCGCGCGACAGCATCTGAACATCGTCGAGGCGGGCAGGGTGCGCGTGGAGGTGGGGGACGGCCTTGCCGCGCGCGTGCGCGATCGGTTCGATCGCATCCTGCTCAACGGCGCATGGCCCGACATCCCGGCGACGCTGACCTCACTGCTCGGCCCCGGCGGGCGTCTCGTGGGCGCGCTGGCAGAAGAGGGCACGCCGCGCCTCGTTCAGATCGACCGCCTTCAGGATGGGGAGTTCAGCCGGAACCTGGGCGGGCCCTTGCGGATTTCCAGGCTGGTCGCAGGCATTGCGGCAACACTCTGA
- the surE gene encoding 5'/3'-nucleotidase SurE: MRILCTNDDGIHAPGLKALEAIARALSDDVWVVAPETDQSGVAHSLSLNDPLRLREISDRHFAVKGTPTDCVIMGVRELMREHKPDLILSGVNRGQNAAEDVTYSGTVAGAIEGTLLGIPSIALSQAYSAGNRNALKWHCAEHHGPKVIRKILETGIESGILVNVNFPDCEPDDVQGTAVVHQGQRTQELLRLDARLDGRGNPYYWIAFERGPFTPGNGTDLWALANRRIAVTPLRIDMTDEPTLTRYAQAFG, encoded by the coding sequence ATGCGCATTCTCTGCACCAACGATGACGGCATCCATGCTCCGGGCCTGAAGGCCCTGGAGGCCATCGCACGCGCATTGTCCGACGATGTGTGGGTCGTGGCGCCCGAGACGGACCAGAGCGGCGTCGCGCACTCGCTTTCGCTCAACGATCCGCTGCGCCTGCGCGAGATTTCCGACCGGCACTTCGCCGTGAAGGGAACGCCCACGGATTGCGTGATCATGGGCGTGCGCGAACTGATGCGCGAGCACAAGCCGGACCTCATCCTGTCCGGCGTCAACCGCGGGCAGAACGCGGCCGAGGACGTGACCTATTCGGGAACGGTCGCCGGGGCGATCGAGGGCACGCTCCTGGGCATTCCCTCCATCGCGTTGTCCCAGGCCTACAGCGCGGGGAACCGCAACGCCCTGAAATGGCACTGTGCCGAGCATCACGGCCCCAAGGTCATCCGCAAGATCCTCGAGACGGGCATCGAGAGCGGCATTCTCGTCAACGTGAACTTCCCGGATTGCGAGCCCGACGATGTCCAGGGCACGGCGGTGGTCCACCAGGGGCAGCGCACGCAGGAGCTTCTGCGGCTCGATGCGCGGCTCGACGGGCGGGGCAACCCCTATTACTGGATCGCCTTCGAGCGCGGCCCGTTCACACCCGGTAACGGAACGGATCTCTGGGCGCTCGCCAACAGGCGCATTGCGGTCACGCCCCTGCGCATCGACATGACCGACGAGCCGACGCTGACCCGCTACGCGCAGGCCTTCGGCTGA